A stretch of Roseovarius sp. M141 DNA encodes these proteins:
- a CDS encoding Bax inhibitor-1/YccA family protein translates to MAEYNTIRTAGGTRTAQIDEGLRAHMNKVYGTMSVGMLLTFLTAWAVGNNAYMMETLFTGILRWVVMFAPLIMVFAFGAVINKLSAAAAQLFFYAFAAVMGVSISYIFVIYTDFSIAQVFLTTSVAFAGLSLWGYTTKKDISGWGSFLIMGVIGLIVASIVNIFLGSPAIMFAISILGVLIFAGLTAYDTQSIKNEYLAHAHQGDSEWMGKSAIMGALRLYLDFINMFMFLLSIFGNRE, encoded by the coding sequence ATGGCTGAATACAACACGATCCGGACGGCGGGCGGGACCCGCACCGCCCAGATTGATGAGGGCCTGCGCGCCCACATGAACAAGGTCTACGGCACGATGTCCGTCGGCATGCTGCTGACATTCCTGACCGCATGGGCCGTCGGCAACAACGCCTACATGATGGAAACGTTGTTCACCGGGATCTTGCGCTGGGTAGTCATGTTCGCGCCGCTGATCATGGTCTTTGCCTTCGGGGCAGTCATCAACAAGCTGTCGGCCGCCGCCGCGCAGCTGTTCTTTTACGCCTTCGCCGCCGTCATGGGCGTGTCGATCAGCTATATTTTCGTGATCTACACCGATTTCTCGATCGCTCAGGTTTTCCTGACCACCTCGGTCGCCTTCGCTGGCCTGTCCCTCTGGGGCTACACCACCAAGAAGGACATCTCGGGGTGGGGCAGCTTCCTGATCATGGGCGTGATTGGCCTGATCGTGGCGTCGATCGTCAACATTTTCCTCGGCTCCCCGGCGATCATGTTCGCAATCTCGATCCTCGGCGTGTTGATCTTCGCTGGCCTGACAGCTTATGACACCCAGTCGATCAAGAACGAGTATCTGGCACACGCGCATCAAGGCGACAGCGAATGGATGGGCAAGTCGGCGATCATGGGCGCGCTGCGCCTCTACCTCGACTTCATCAACATGTTCATGTTCCTGCTCAGCATTTTTGGAAACCGGGAGTAA
- a CDS encoding 5-formyltetrahydrofolate cyclo-ligase, whose translation MMDLVEIKAAARKAAFARRKAAHDASSGAAAGRLSEVLAGYRGASLAGYMPIRTEIDPLSAMAEAAAHGPVCVPVILGEGQPLKFSVWTPGCAMKDGPFGARIPEVDDFITPEILIVPLVAFDRAGGRLGYGGGFYDRTLEELRFAGGALAIGFAYAAQEADNLPLEPTDQPLDMIVTENDVIEFARA comes from the coding sequence ATGATGGATCTGGTCGAGATCAAGGCGGCGGCGCGCAAGGCCGCCTTTGCGCGCCGCAAGGCCGCACATGACGCGTCCAGCGGGGCAGCCGCCGGGCGGCTGAGTGAGGTTTTGGCCGGGTATCGCGGCGCGTCACTGGCTGGCTACATGCCAATCCGTACCGAGATCGACCCGCTGTCGGCTATGGCCGAGGCGGCGGCGCATGGCCCGGTCTGTGTTCCGGTCATTCTGGGCGAGGGGCAGCCGCTGAAATTCTCGGTCTGGACGCCCGGATGCGCGATGAAGGACGGCCCGTTTGGCGCGCGTATTCCTGAGGTGGACGATTTCATCACGCCGGAAATCTTGATTGTGCCGCTGGTCGCCTTTGACCGCGCTGGCGGGCGGCTGGGATATGGTGGCGGGTTTTACGATCGCACGCTGGAAGAACTGCGGTTTGCGGGCGGGGCGCTGGCGATCGGGTTTGCCTATGCTGCGCAAGAGGCCGACAATCTGCCGTTGGAGCCGACCGACCAACCGCTGGACATGATCGTGACCGAGAATGATGTGATCGAGTTCGCGCGCGCCTGA
- a CDS encoding DUF308 domain-containing protein, whose product MNIADHSRQSRILKPDLSKRLKTVGIVFVLLGILAILLPAWATVAGELIVAWLLTFWGAVGLWFAWEMRPATESRYAAIVFGITLLLGLVFLLLPRFGIELPEENADGRR is encoded by the coding sequence ATGAACATTGCGGATCACTCGCGTCAAAGCAGGATCCTTAAACCTGACTTGTCGAAACGCTTGAAGACGGTTGGAATCGTGTTTGTCCTCTTGGGCATACTCGCCATCCTCCTCCCCGCCTGGGCCACAGTTGCGGGTGAACTGATTGTCGCCTGGTTGCTGACATTTTGGGGCGCCGTCGGCCTATGGTTCGCTTGGGAAATGCGCCCGGCTACGGAATCGCGGTACGCCGCCATTGTATTCGGCATTACCTTGTTGCTGGGTCTGGTCTTCCTGCTGCTGCCGCGTTTCGGGATCGAATTGCCGGAGGAGAACGCGGATGGCCGTCGCTGA
- a CDS encoding CAP domain-containing protein has product MRPILALCLGLCLSAAPAVAQDMGAAAQGQTNALRANAGAEPLGVSAALTRAAGGHARDMAQNGFFSHTGSDGSGIGDRARAAGYGFCFIAENIAQGQGSLDEVMTGWMNSTGHRRNILSEGAREFALMREGNIWVMVLGRPGC; this is encoded by the coding sequence ATGCGCCCAATCCTCGCCCTTTGTCTTGGCCTTTGTCTGAGTGCCGCACCGGCGGTTGCGCAGGACATGGGCGCCGCCGCGCAGGGACAGACCAACGCCTTGCGCGCGAATGCCGGGGCGGAGCCGCTGGGCGTCAGCGCGGCATTGACACGCGCCGCAGGCGGGCATGCGCGGGACATGGCGCAGAACGGGTTTTTCAGTCATACAGGCTCGGACGGGTCGGGCATCGGCGACCGGGCACGCGCGGCCGGTTATGGGTTTTGCTTCATCGCCGAGAATATCGCGCAGGGGCAGGGCAGTCTGGACGAGGTCATGACCGGCTGGATGAACTCCACCGGTCATCGGCGCAATATCCTGAGCGAGGGCGCGCGCGAATTCGCGCTGATGCGCGAGGGCAATATCTGGGTGATGGTGCTGGGTCGGCCCGGTTGCTAG
- a CDS encoding helix-turn-helix domain-containing protein produces the protein MPHLVDIHVGKRIRHRRWLAGMTQQQLAESVGIKFQQIQKYETGANRVSASRLWDIAAAMGVDVAFFFEGMEAAQSTADSGIPAVKGSPADILGDKEALDLVRSYYAIPENQRRRLFDLARVLSDVA, from the coding sequence ATGCCTCATCTTGTCGATATTCATGTAGGTAAACGCATCAGACACCGGCGTTGGCTGGCCGGAATGACGCAGCAGCAACTGGCTGAAAGCGTCGGAATAAAATTCCAGCAAATCCAGAAATACGAGACAGGCGCAAACCGCGTCAGCGCGTCGCGCCTGTGGGATATCGCGGCCGCGATGGGCGTCGATGTGGCGTTTTTCTTTGAGGGGATGGAGGCCGCGCAGAGCACCGCCGACTCAGGTATCCCGGCGGTCAAAGGCAGCCCGGCCGATATTCTGGGCGACAAGGAGGCACTGGACCTGGTGCGCTCCTATTACGCGATTCCCGAAAACCAGCGGCGGCGCCTGTTTGATCTGGCCCGCGTTTTAAGCGACGTCGCCTGA
- a CDS encoding NADPH:quinone oxidoreductase family protein, whose translation MRALRLTSHDVPPELKDCPLPEPACGQIRLRIHACGLNFADLLMIKGSYQDTPALPFTLGMEVAGIVDAHGDGVDTPTIGTRVAVYGGQGGLAEYGCFDADRALTLPDSLTFEAAAAFQIAYGTSHLALAHRARLAAGETLLVLGAAGGVGLTAVEIGKAMGARVIACARGAGKLEAARAAGADHLIDAETDDIRTMTKDLGGADVVYDPVGGDQFTAAFRACRPEARILTIGFASGEVPQIPANHLLVKNLTVMGLYWGGYLTFAPDVLTGSLRTLLDWAAEGQIAPRAHHTYPLERTMEGLELLRTRRSTGKVVVTI comes from the coding sequence ATGCGCGCCCTACGCCTGACTTCGCACGACGTGCCCCCGGAGTTGAAGGATTGCCCCCTGCCCGAACCCGCCTGCGGACAGATCCGTCTGCGCATCCATGCATGTGGGCTGAATTTTGCCGACCTGCTGATGATCAAGGGCAGCTATCAGGACACGCCTGCCCTGCCCTTTACCCTGGGGATGGAAGTGGCAGGCATCGTCGATGCGCATGGCGACGGCGTGGACACGCCGACCATAGGCACGCGCGTGGCGGTCTATGGCGGTCAGGGCGGTCTGGCCGAATACGGGTGTTTCGACGCAGACCGCGCGCTGACCCTGCCGGACAGCCTGACATTCGAGGCCGCGGCCGCGTTTCAGATCGCCTACGGCACCTCGCATCTGGCGCTGGCGCATCGCGCGCGTCTGGCGGCGGGTGAAACGCTGCTGGTGCTGGGCGCGGCGGGCGGTGTCGGCCTGACCGCGGTGGAGATCGGCAAGGCGATGGGCGCGCGCGTCATCGCCTGCGCGCGCGGCGCGGGCAAATTGGAGGCGGCGCGCGCCGCCGGGGCCGACCATCTGATCGATGCTGAAACCGATGATATCCGCACAATGACCAAAGATTTGGGCGGCGCCGATGTGGTCTATGATCCGGTCGGCGGCGATCAGTTTACCGCCGCCTTCCGCGCGTGCCGGCCCGAGGCACGCATTCTGACCATCGGATTTGCCAGCGGCGAGGTACCGCAAATCCCGGCCAACCATCTGCTGGTCAAAAACCTGACGGTCATGGGTCTCTACTGGGGCGGATATCTGACCTTCGCCCCTGACGTGCTGACCGGATCGTTGCGCACCCTGCTGGACTGGGCCGCCGAGGGGCAGATCGCCCCCCGCGCGCATCACACCTATCCGCTGGAGCGCACGATGGAGGGGCTGGAGCTACTGCGCACCCGCCGCTCGACCGGCAAGGTCGTCGTCACGATATAG
- the tyrS gene encoding tyrosine--tRNA ligase, which translates to MTYHPKSDFLRIMIERGYLADCTDMQGLDDQLMAGMVPTYIGYDATAKSLHIGHLLNIMMLRWLQKTGHKPITLMGGGTTKVGDPSFRSDERPLLTPQVIDENIEGMQQVFARYLTYGDGASGAMMVNNAEWLDGLNYLDFLRDIGRHFSVNRMLSFESVKSRLDREQSLSFLEFNYMILQAYDFLELNRRYGCALQMGGSDQWGNIVNGIDLTRRVIDGQVYGLTSPLLTTSDGRKMGKSADGAIWLNGEMCSPYTFWQFWRNTTDADTGRFLKLYTELPVEECDRLGALGGAEINESKIILANEVTMLLHGVDAAQAAEATAREVFEKGGIGDDLPTLTLEPSEVADGISIVQLIVRAGLAKSGKDAKRLISENGARLNDAPLEDAGLMLDADALARPIKLSAGKKRHALVRLG; encoded by the coding sequence ATGACCTATCACCCCAAATCAGACTTCCTGCGCATCATGATCGAGCGCGGCTATCTGGCCGATTGCACCGACATGCAAGGGCTGGACGACCAGCTGATGGCGGGGATGGTGCCGACCTATATCGGCTATGACGCGACCGCGAAATCGCTGCATATCGGGCATCTGCTGAACATCATGATGCTGCGCTGGCTGCAGAAGACGGGGCACAAGCCGATCACCCTGATGGGCGGCGGCACCACCAAGGTGGGCGACCCCAGCTTTCGCTCGGACGAGCGGCCCTTGCTGACGCCGCAGGTGATCGATGAGAATATCGAAGGCATGCAGCAGGTATTCGCGCGATACCTGACCTACGGCGACGGCGCGAGCGGTGCGATGATGGTCAACAACGCCGAATGGCTGGACGGGCTGAACTATCTGGACTTCCTGCGCGACATTGGGCGGCATTTTTCGGTCAACCGGATGCTGTCCTTTGAATCGGTCAAATCGCGGCTGGACCGCGAGCAATCGCTATCCTTTCTCGAATTCAACTACATGATCCTGCAAGCCTACGATTTTCTGGAGCTGAACCGCCGCTATGGCTGCGCTCTCCAGATGGGCGGATCGGATCAGTGGGGCAATATCGTCAACGGCATCGACCTGACGCGCCGGGTAATCGACGGGCAGGTTTATGGCCTGACGTCGCCGCTGCTGACCACATCGGACGGGCGCAAGATGGGCAAATCCGCCGATGGCGCGATCTGGCTAAACGGCGAAATGTGCAGCCCCTACACCTTCTGGCAGTTCTGGCGCAACACGACCGACGCCGATACCGGGCGGTTCCTGAAGCTTTACACCGAGCTTCCGGTGGAGGAATGCGATCGCCTCGGCGCGCTTGGCGGCGCGGAAATCAACGAATCAAAGATCATATTAGCGAACGAAGTCACGATGTTACTGCACGGAGTTGATGCGGCGCAAGCTGCCGAAGCGACGGCGCGCGAGGTCTTTGAAAAGGGCGGCATCGGCGACGATCTGCCCACCCTGACGCTGGAGCCCTCAGAGGTCGCAGACGGCATTTCCATCGTGCAACTCATCGTGCGCGCGGGCCTCGCCAAATCCGGCAAGGACGCCAAACGCCTGATCTCTGAAAACGGCGCGCGCCTCAATGACGCCCCGCTGGAAGATGCGGGCCTGATGCTCGACGCCGACGCCCTCGCCCGGCCCATCAAGCTGAGCGCCGGCAAAAAGCGCCACGCGCTCGTCCGCCTCGGCTGA
- a CDS encoding inositol monophosphatase family protein produces the protein MTFPVRISPDEAGDIIAVADLLADAARAAILPYFRTGTLATENKSAPGTLSEARYDPVTAADRAAERAMRDILARRRPDDGILGEEFGTTPGTSGLTWVLDPIDGTRGFIAGTPTWGVLIAACDTQGPVYGIIDQPYIGERFVGGFGHANLTGPMWLRTLKTRGDRPLDETTIMTTFPAVGTPLEGAAFAEVADHARIVRYGCDCYAYALLSMGQIDLVIEAGLKAYDICGPIAVVEAAGGIVTNWQGGPAAAGGRVVAAAGQVQHRAALAILSQVP, from the coding sequence ATGACATTCCCAGTCAGAATCAGCCCGGACGAGGCGGGCGACATCATCGCGGTCGCGGACCTTTTGGCCGATGCCGCGCGCGCGGCAATTCTGCCCTATTTCCGCACGGGCACCCTGGCGACCGAAAATAAATCTGCCCCCGGCACCCTCAGCGAAGCGCGGTACGATCCGGTCACCGCCGCCGACCGCGCGGCAGAGCGCGCGATGCGCGATATTCTGGCCCGCCGCCGCCCGGATGACGGTATTCTCGGCGAAGAGTTCGGGACCACGCCGGGCACCAGCGGGCTGACCTGGGTGCTGGACCCGATTGACGGAACGCGCGGGTTTATCGCCGGCACCCCGACATGGGGCGTGTTGATTGCCGCCTGCGATACGCAGGGGCCGGTCTATGGCATCATCGACCAGCCCTATATTGGCGAGCGGTTCGTGGGGGGCTTTGGCCACGCGAATTTGACTGGGCCAATGTGGCTGCGAACGCTTAAAACACGCGGCGACCGCCCGCTGGACGAGACCACGATCATGACGACCTTTCCCGCCGTCGGCACGCCGCTCGAGGGCGCGGCCTTTGCCGAGGTCGCGGATCACGCCCGGATCGTGCGCTATGGTTGCGATTGCTACGCCTATGCTCTCCTTTCCATGGGGCAGATCGATCTGGTGATTGAGGCCGGGCTGAAAGCCTATGACATCTGCGGGCCCATCGCTGTGGTCGAGGCAGCAGGCGGCATTGTCACAAATTGGCAGGGCGGGCCCGCCGCCGCCGGGGGGCGCGTGGTTGCCGCCGCCGGACAGGTGCAGCATAGGGCCGCGCTTGCCATCCTGTCGCAGGTGCCCTGA
- the mgtE gene encoding magnesium transporter, with protein MNDQDQTPDAAAPEDEREDAYDLDRQAVARVIHAVDNDDRAALIAELEPLHAADIADLLEQIDAFDRRRLIELYGDEFDGEILTELQDSIREEVLRYLNPEVLADAVRELDSDDVVDLIEDLEDHEQNAILEVLEDSDRIAVRQSLTYPEYSAGRLMQREFVMAPEYWNVGEAIDFMRNQQELPEQFYHIILVDPKLHPVGNVTLGKLMSSRREVMLGSLVEDTFHVIPVAQDEGDVAYAFNQYHLISAPVVDENDRLVGVITIDDAMAVLDEEHEEDILRLAGVDEESSLSDSVTATSRRRLPWLVVNLVTANLAALVIAQFEATIAQFVALAVLMPIVASMGGNAGTQVLTVAVRALAARDLTASNALRVVRREVLVGLINGAVFAVLMGVMGYVWFGSPVLGYVIAAAMIINLTVAGLAGTLVPLTLDRFGIDPALASGTFVTTMTDVIGFLSFLGLATVFLL; from the coding sequence ATGAACGACCAGGACCAGACCCCGGACGCTGCCGCCCCCGAGGACGAGCGCGAGGATGCCTATGATCTGGACCGCCAGGCGGTCGCGCGCGTCATCCACGCGGTCGACAATGACGACCGCGCCGCGCTGATCGCCGAGCTGGAGCCACTGCACGCCGCCGACATCGCCGACCTTCTGGAGCAGATCGACGCCTTTGACCGGCGCCGCCTGATCGAGCTTTATGGCGACGAATTTGACGGTGAAATCCTGACCGAGCTTCAGGATTCGATCCGTGAGGAGGTGCTGCGCTACCTCAATCCCGAGGTGTTGGCCGACGCGGTACGCGAGCTGGACAGCGACGATGTGGTCGATCTGATCGAGGATCTGGAAGACCACGAACAGAACGCCATTCTCGAGGTTTTGGAGGATAGCGACCGGATCGCGGTACGCCAGTCCCTGACCTATCCCGAATATTCCGCCGGTCGCTTGATGCAGCGCGAATTCGTGATGGCGCCAGAATATTGGAACGTCGGCGAAGCCATTGATTTCATGCGCAACCAGCAGGAGCTGCCTGAGCAGTTCTATCACATCATCTTGGTTGATCCGAAACTGCATCCGGTCGGCAACGTGACCTTGGGCAAGCTGATGTCGTCGCGCCGCGAGGTCATGCTGGGGTCTCTGGTCGAGGATACGTTCCACGTTATCCCCGTCGCACAGGACGAGGGCGATGTGGCCTATGCCTTTAACCAGTATCATTTGATTTCGGCGCCGGTGGTGGATGAAAACGACCGCCTTGTCGGTGTCATCACCATCGATGATGCGATGGCGGTTCTAGACGAAGAGCACGAGGAGGACATCTTGCGCCTTGCCGGTGTGGACGAGGAAAGCTCCCTGTCGGATTCGGTTACGGCGACCTCCCGGCGGCGGCTGCCCTGGCTGGTTGTCAATCTGGTGACAGCCAATCTTGCGGCGCTGGTCATCGCGCAATTCGAGGCGACGATCGCGCAGTTCGTGGCGCTGGCGGTCCTCATGCCGATCGTGGCGTCGATGGGGGGCAATGCGGGCACGCAGGTCCTGACCGTCGCGGTCCGGGCGCTGGCGGCGCGGGATCTGACGGCGTCGAATGCGCTGCGCGTGGTGCGGCGCGAGGTGCTGGTGGGTCTGATCAACGGCGCGGTCTTTGCGGTGCTGATGGGTGTCATGGGCTATGTCTGGTTCGGTTCGCCCGTTTTAGGCTATGTCATTGCGGCGGCGATGATCATCAACCTCACCGTGGCGGGACTGGCGGGCACGTTGGTGCCGCTGACGCTGGACCGGTTCGGGATAGATCCGGCGCTGGCTTCGGGCACATTTGTGACGACCATGACTGACGTGATCGGCTTTCTGTCGTTCCTCGGTCTTGCTACGGTATTCCTGCTATGA
- a CDS encoding anhydro-N-acetylmuramic acid kinase translates to MLKTGRVWALGAMSGTSLDGVDTAMIDTDGETIFGFGASRYRAYSADEQAVLSAALGRWPGDDLGAAGRVVMQAHGEALAGFDGAEIVGFHGQTLAHDPGGRGTHQLGDGAALAEALELPVVWDFRSADVQQGGQGAPLAPFFHFACARYIGADAPVAFLNLGGVGNLTWVDPSARRPEDNGALIAFDTGPANAPINDLLMARRGLPFDEGGRLARAGTVADGALEQFLEQPYFLKLPPKSLDRDAFADMIGLVGELSDADAAATLTAMSAAAVLRGMEHCPEPPSRLLVTGGGRHNPVMMDMLRTALDCDVAPVEDVGLDGDMLEAQAFGYLAVRVARGMPTSCASTTGVRAAVCGGTLSKPEVG, encoded by the coding sequence ATGTTGAAGACGGGGCGCGTGTGGGCCTTGGGGGCGATGTCGGGCACGTCGCTGGACGGGGTCGATACGGCGATGATCGATACCGATGGCGAGACGATTTTTGGCTTTGGCGCCAGCCGGTACCGCGCGTATTCGGCTGACGAACAGGCGGTGCTGAGCGCGGCGCTGGGGCGCTGGCCGGGGGATGATCTGGGCGCCGCCGGGCGCGTGGTGATGCAGGCGCATGGCGAAGCGTTGGCCGGGTTTGACGGGGCCGAGATTGTCGGATTTCACGGTCAGACCTTGGCGCATGATCCGGGCGGGCGCGGCACGCATCAGTTGGGCGACGGAGCGGCGCTGGCCGAGGCGCTGGAACTGCCGGTGGTGTGGGATTTTCGCAGTGCGGATGTGCAGCAGGGCGGTCAGGGCGCGCCGCTGGCGCCGTTCTTCCACTTTGCCTGCGCGCGATATATCGGTGCGGATGCGCCGGTGGCGTTTCTGAATCTGGGCGGGGTCGGGAATCTGACTTGGGTCGATCCCAGCGCACGCCGGCCTGAGGATAATGGCGCGCTGATCGCCTTTGACACCGGGCCTGCCAATGCGCCGATCAACGATCTGCTGATGGCGCGGCGCGGCCTGCCCTTTGACGAGGGCGGCAGGCTGGCGCGCGCCGGTACGGTGGCCGACGGCGCGCTGGAGCAGTTTCTGGAGCAGCCGTATTTCCTGAAATTGCCCCCGAAATCGCTGGATCGTGATGCCTTTGCCGACATGATCGGGCTGGTGGGGGAGCTGAGCGATGCCGATGCCGCCGCCACGCTGACCGCCATGTCCGCCGCCGCCGTGCTGCGCGGGATGGAGCATTGCCCCGAACCACCCAGCCGACTGCTGGTCACTGGCGGGGGGCGGCATAATCCGGTGATGATGGACATGCTGCGCACCGCGCTGGACTGCGACGTGGCGCCGGTCGAGGATGTGGGCCTTGACGGGGATATGCTGGAGGCGCAGGCCTTTGGCTATCTGGCGGTGCGCGTGGCGCGGGGGATGCCGACGTCCTGCGCCAGCACGACAGGCGTTCGCGCGGCCGTGTGCGGCGGCACGCTCAGTAAACCGGAGGTTGGCTGA